Proteins encoded together in one Diabrotica undecimpunctata isolate CICGRU chromosome 3, icDiaUnde3, whole genome shotgun sequence window:
- the LOC140436138 gene encoding zinc finger MYM-type protein 1-like: MPYRNFRNEAVAEAEKSDVEQTFSLLRQRKTNLQFSYEGTDETVFDPKQKFKISFYFQILDTTIQSLQRRFGGIDKCHDLFGFLGNFQNLDSDVIKRSYMDLDLALQIQHEGNVCKDIDGLDLHNEILSYKVLNPITDSSKISDSPIDILNYITKKTLQSLFPNLFIALRIFLTLPISVASGERSFSKLKLIKNYLRMSMCQENLSDLAVISIENKICEAIDHNEMINELASVKSRRIML, from the coding sequence ATGCCATACAGAAATTTCAGGAATGAGGCTGTAGCAGAAGCAGAAAAAAGTGATGTAGAGCAAACATTTTCATTATTAAGACAAAGAAAGACGAACCTTCAATTTTCGTATGAAGGTACAGATGAAACAGTATTCgatccaaaacaaaaatttaagatcagtttttattttcaaattttggacACAACAATTCAATCCCTACAAAGACGCTTTGGGGGAATAGATAAGTGCCacgatttatttggatttttgggtAATTTTCAAAATCTAGATTCTGATGTGATTAAAAGATCATATATGGATTTGGATTTAGCTTTACAAATTCAACATGAAGGAAACGTATGCAAAGATATTGATGGTCTTGATTTGCATAATGAAATTCTGTCATACAAAGTTCTTAACCCAATCACAGACTCTAGCAAAATTTCGGATTCGCccatagatattttaaattatataacaaagAAAACTTTACAATCCTTGTTTCCAAATCTATTTATAGCCTTGAGAATATTCCTGACCCTTCCAATTTCGGTGGCATCTGGCGAAAGAAGTTTTTCAAAGCTAAagctcataaaaaattatttaagaatgtCAATGTGCCAAGAAAATCTATCAGATTTGGCAGTcatttcaattgaaaataaaatttgtgaagcCATTGATCACAATGAAATGATAAATGAGCTTGCATCTGTGAAATCACGACGTATCATGTtgtaa